One segment of Meleagris gallopavo isolate NT-WF06-2002-E0010 breed Aviagen turkey brand Nicholas breeding stock chromosome 8, Turkey_5.1, whole genome shotgun sequence DNA contains the following:
- the UROS gene encoding uroporphyrinogen-III synthase isoform X1 — MKVLLLKDPKDKESGPDPYVKELGLCGFEATLIPVLSFEFVSLEDLFEKLSHPERYGGLVFTSPRALEAIKICLREKSKNEAWSKSLKQQWNTKPTYVVGKATASLVEEIGLSPQGEKSGNAEKLAEYICSREKPHSSSLLFPCGALKREVLPTALKEKGIPLESLTVYQTAQHEHLQQSLSSYFSQQGIPASIVFFSPSGVKFCLQHIQKLSGDSANQIKFAAIGPTTAEAMEAAGIPVSCTAESPTPQDLAAGIQKALRPQNCILSE; from the exons ATGAAGGTTCTGTTATTGAAGGACCCCAAAGACAAAGAGTCGGGACCAGATCCATATGTGAAA GAATTAGGATTGTGTGGATTTGAAGCAACTTTGATTCCAGTTTTGTCATTTGAATTTGTATCTCTTGAAGACTTGTTTGAAAAG CTTTCTCATCCAGAGCGTTACGGGGGCCTCGTTTTTACCAGTCCAAGAGCATTAGAAGCCATCAAGATATGTTTAAGAGAGAAGAGTAAAAATGAAG CATGGTCAAAATCTCTTAAACAACAGTGGAATACCAAACCAACATACGTGGTAGGAAAGGCTACAGCTTCTCTTG TGGAAGAAATTGGCCTTTCTCCACAAGGAGAAAAGagtggaaatgctgaaaaattgGCTGAATATATTTGTTCAA GAGAGAAACCTCATTCatcatctcttctttttccttgcgGAGCCCTGAAAAGAGAAGTACTTCCTACAGCGCTTAAAGAAAAAG GCATACCGCTGGAGAGCCTGACTGTGTACCAGACTGCCCAACACGAGCATCTCCAGCAGTCACTGAGCAGCTATTTCTCACAGCAG GGAATTCCAGCCAGCATCGTGTTCTTCAGTCCATCTGGTGTCAAGTTTTGCCTCCAGCACATTCAGAAGCTTTCTGGTGATTCTGCCAACCAAATAAAG TTTGCTGCTATCGGTCCAACAACTGCTGAAGCcatggaagcagcaggaatCCCAGTAAGCTGCACTGCAGAGAGTCCCACTCCTCAAGACCTCGCTGCTGGGATCCAAAAAGCACTTCGCCCACAGAACTGCATTTTATCTGAGTGA
- the UROS gene encoding uroporphyrinogen-III synthase isoform X2: MKVLLLKDPKDKESGPDPYVKELGLCGFEATLIPVLSFEFVSLEDLFEKLSHPERYGGLVFTSPRALEAIKICLREKSKNEVEEIGLSPQGEKSGNAEKLAEYICSREKPHSSSLLFPCGALKREVLPTALKEKGIPLESLTVYQTAQHEHLQQSLSSYFSQQGIPASIVFFSPSGVKFCLQHIQKLSGDSANQIKFAAIGPTTAEAMEAAGIPVSCTAESPTPQDLAAGIQKALRPQNCILSE, translated from the exons ATGAAGGTTCTGTTATTGAAGGACCCCAAAGACAAAGAGTCGGGACCAGATCCATATGTGAAA GAATTAGGATTGTGTGGATTTGAAGCAACTTTGATTCCAGTTTTGTCATTTGAATTTGTATCTCTTGAAGACTTGTTTGAAAAG CTTTCTCATCCAGAGCGTTACGGGGGCCTCGTTTTTACCAGTCCAAGAGCATTAGAAGCCATCAAGATATGTTTAAGAGAGAAGAGTAAAAATGAAG TGGAAGAAATTGGCCTTTCTCCACAAGGAGAAAAGagtggaaatgctgaaaaattgGCTGAATATATTTGTTCAA GAGAGAAACCTCATTCatcatctcttctttttccttgcgGAGCCCTGAAAAGAGAAGTACTTCCTACAGCGCTTAAAGAAAAAG GCATACCGCTGGAGAGCCTGACTGTGTACCAGACTGCCCAACACGAGCATCTCCAGCAGTCACTGAGCAGCTATTTCTCACAGCAG GGAATTCCAGCCAGCATCGTGTTCTTCAGTCCATCTGGTGTCAAGTTTTGCCTCCAGCACATTCAGAAGCTTTCTGGTGATTCTGCCAACCAAATAAAG TTTGCTGCTATCGGTCCAACAACTGCTGAAGCcatggaagcagcaggaatCCCAGTAAGCTGCACTGCAGAGAGTCCCACTCCTCAAGACCTCGCTGCTGGGATCCAAAAAGCACTTCGCCCACAGAACTGCATTTTATCTGAGTGA